From a single Bacillus gobiensis genomic region:
- a CDS encoding glycosyltransferase, with product MSRVSIVIPFYNCPYIDQAIESALNQTYPNIEVIVVNDGSTEYTEKLTPFLKRIVYVEKGNGGTASALNLGILNATGDYIAWLSSDDLYYKDKVSKQLNFMRQKNTPISYTNFSLINENTHVFSEFAGKYFMDKISFLQFLLVSNPINGCTVMMNKKIFSEIGFFNEKLKFTQDYDFWLRAVQHYEFFYMHEALVKYRIHNQMGTQRFHEILIKEFEMIKQRYDSAIGKLITKEMDLHN from the coding sequence ATGTCAAGGGTTTCTATTGTAATTCCATTCTACAATTGCCCATACATCGACCAAGCGATTGAGAGTGCATTAAACCAGACATATCCCAACATTGAAGTCATTGTCGTAAACGATGGGTCGACTGAATATACGGAAAAATTAACTCCCTTTTTAAAACGGATCGTATATGTGGAAAAGGGAAATGGAGGCACGGCGAGTGCTCTTAATTTAGGAATTTTGAATGCAACAGGGGATTATATCGCCTGGTTAAGCTCAGACGATCTATATTACAAAGATAAAGTATCAAAACAACTAAACTTCATGAGACAGAAAAATACCCCTATTAGCTATACAAATTTTTCGTTAATTAATGAAAATACCCATGTTTTCTCAGAATTTGCAGGTAAATACTTTATGGATAAAATTAGTTTTTTGCAATTTTTACTAGTCTCAAATCCGATTAATGGCTGCACTGTCATGATGAATAAAAAGATTTTCTCGGAAATTGGCTTTTTTAATGAGAAATTAAAGTTTACACAGGATTACGATTTTTGGCTTCGTGCCGTGCAGCATTATGAATTCTTTTATATGCATGAAGCGCTCGTTAAATATCGAATCCACAATCAGATGGGAACTCAAAGGTTTCATGAGATATTAATTAAAGAATTTGAAATGATAAAACAAAGGTATGATAGTGCAATAGGTAAGTTAATTACTAAAGAAATGGACCTGCATAACTAA
- a CDS encoding MetQ/NlpA family ABC transporter substrate-binding protein yields the protein MKKSALFIFFIVILALTGCSSVSSSGKGEKDKIKVGIRNSELRTWEFIKDKAEKEGLELEIVNFSSAYDPDQSLAAGDIDVNAFQHVAYLDVFNEKNGTDIVPIGTTIIAPLGLYSEKYKSVEEIPDGAQIAVPNDQSNWGRALILLQEAGLLTVVDDFDGNGGEDKIKDNPKKIEIVPVDGANTPRVMQDTAGSIINNGVAVEAGLSLKDALIHESKTAKPYINIIAARNEDKDKASLKKLVEIYQSDDTAKFIEETYKGNYIPTFISLEELSTYKETYKSK from the coding sequence ATGAAGAAATCGGCATTATTCATATTTTTCATCGTTATTCTTGCTTTAACAGGCTGCTCAAGCGTGTCATCCAGCGGAAAAGGAGAAAAAGATAAAATTAAGGTAGGCATTAGAAATTCAGAGCTTCGTACGTGGGAATTTATCAAGGATAAGGCAGAAAAAGAAGGATTGGAGCTGGAAATTGTGAATTTTTCTTCCGCGTATGACCCGGATCAGTCATTAGCAGCGGGAGATATTGATGTAAATGCATTTCAGCACGTTGCTTATTTAGATGTTTTTAATGAAAAGAATGGTACTGATATTGTGCCAATTGGTACGACTATTATTGCTCCACTGGGCCTTTACTCTGAGAAATATAAATCTGTTGAGGAAATTCCTGATGGAGCGCAAATTGCTGTACCAAATGACCAGTCAAACTGGGGCAGGGCATTAATCCTTCTGCAGGAAGCAGGCCTCTTAACCGTTGTTGATGACTTTGATGGTAACGGCGGTGAAGATAAAATTAAAGATAACCCTAAGAAAATAGAAATTGTTCCGGTTGATGGAGCCAATACTCCACGAGTCATGCAGGACACAGCAGGTTCAATTATTAACAATGGTGTCGCTGTTGAAGCCGGCCTTAGTTTGAAGGACGCGCTTATTCACGAAAGTAAAACAGCGAAGCCGTATATTAATATCATTGCTGCGAGAAATGAAGATAAGGATAAAGCATCTTTAAAAAAACTCGTAGAAATCTATCAATCTGATGATACTGCTAAATTCATAGAAGAAACATATAAAGGAAACTATATTCCAACCTTTATTAGCTTGGAAGAATTGAGTACTTATAAAGAGACTTATAAAAGTAAATAG
- a CDS encoding LLM class flavin-dependent oxidoreductase yields MTKARKMKLAAYLIGTGMHVASWRHPDSKPNASIDPSYYKMLAQIAEKGKFDIAFIADSLAVNAESHPQILNRFDPIVIITAMATATEKIGIAATASTTYNEPYTLARQFASVDHVSGGRAGWNVVTTADATGETALNFSRENHWEHDHRYERAEEFLDVVKGLWDSWEDDAFIYNKESGKFFDQNKVHELHYKGKYFSVKGPLNIARSSQGQPVIIQAGSSEPGQRLAARTAEVVFAHRDNIEEAKSFYKELKARLPEYGRTEDELHILHGISPIVGETEEKALQKYYDLQKLVDPYEGLKFVSGYMGNVDFTKYSLDTPASEVEFPPVNSIQSQFTEMKKIIEEENLTIGDLYTRFFGAARRDGFVGTPAQIADEMEKWFTEKAADGFMVQFPLLPDGLNDFVNLVIPILQERRLFRLDYEGDTLRDHLDLNKPNNQFVQEDRTNKTVSK; encoded by the coding sequence ATGACAAAAGCTAGAAAAATGAAGCTTGCGGCGTATTTAATCGGCACAGGCATGCACGTTGCTTCATGGCGGCATCCTGATTCTAAACCGAATGCAAGCATTGATCCTTCCTATTATAAAATGCTTGCACAAATCGCGGAAAAAGGGAAATTTGATATTGCCTTCATTGCAGATAGCCTGGCAGTAAACGCAGAATCTCATCCGCAGATCCTGAATCGGTTTGATCCAATCGTAATCATTACAGCAATGGCGACGGCTACAGAGAAAATCGGAATCGCGGCAACAGCATCAACGACTTACAATGAACCTTACACGCTTGCGCGTCAGTTTGCATCTGTAGATCACGTAAGCGGAGGGAGAGCAGGCTGGAATGTTGTGACTACGGCTGATGCTACAGGAGAAACTGCTCTGAATTTTAGCCGCGAAAATCACTGGGAGCATGATCATCGCTATGAACGAGCGGAAGAATTCCTTGATGTTGTCAAGGGGTTATGGGATTCATGGGAAGATGATGCATTTATATATAATAAGGAATCAGGAAAGTTTTTTGATCAAAATAAAGTACATGAACTCCATTATAAAGGGAAATATTTCTCGGTAAAAGGACCATTAAATATTGCACGCTCTTCGCAAGGACAGCCGGTAATAATTCAAGCTGGTTCTTCTGAGCCGGGGCAAAGGTTGGCGGCAAGAACCGCAGAAGTTGTATTTGCCCATCGGGATAATATTGAGGAAGCAAAGAGCTTTTATAAAGAGCTTAAAGCAAGGCTCCCAGAGTATGGCAGAACCGAGGATGAACTCCACATCCTTCACGGCATTTCCCCGATCGTTGGAGAAACTGAGGAAAAAGCTCTGCAAAAATACTATGACTTGCAAAAGCTCGTTGATCCATACGAAGGCTTGAAGTTCGTATCAGGATACATGGGCAATGTCGATTTCACAAAATACAGCCTTGATACACCTGCATCAGAGGTGGAATTTCCTCCTGTTAACAGTATCCAAAGCCAGTTTACTGAAATGAAAAAAATCATCGAGGAAGAAAACCTAACTATTGGCGACCTTTACACGAGATTTTTTGGTGCAGCAAGAAGAGACGGATTTGTCGGTACACCTGCTCAAATTGCAGATGAGATGGAAAAGTGGTTCACTGAAAAAGCTGCTGATGGATTTATGGTTCAATTCCCCTTGCTGCCAGATGGGCTTAATGATTTTGTGAATCTTGTAATTCCTATTTTGCAGGAACGGAGGTTATTCCGTCTCGATTATGAAGGAGATACTCTTAGAGATCATTTAGACCTCAATAAGCCTAATAATCAATTTGTTCAAGAAGACCGGACAAATAAAACAGTTTCTAAATGA